The following proteins are encoded in a genomic region of Ornithinibacillus sp. 4-3:
- the arcC gene encoding carbamate kinase, with the protein MPEKVVIALGGNAILQPGQEGSFENQLENVRISTEIISRIIKNGHQVIITHGNGPQVGNILRQNEEAKHVVPPFPLDVCSAESQGFIGYMLDQSLKNSLHKLKLDKQVVSLLTQTEVSKNDQAFQNPTKPIGLFYSEEEAKQLADEKGWDVKEDAGRGWRRVVASPKPQSIIGSETIKMLVDTGAIVIASGGGGIPVIRDEQGAIIGVEAVIDKDSSAFKLAEEVNADMLMILTDVPNAYIHYGKPEQKKLEKLSLAEAKNYVEEGHFSAGSMEPKMRSAIAFAEKGGKAVICSLDQADLAIEGKAGTMIIK; encoded by the coding sequence ATGCCAGAAAAAGTAGTTATTGCATTAGGTGGAAACGCCATTTTACAACCAGGTCAGGAAGGTTCTTTTGAAAACCAATTAGAGAATGTGCGCATAAGTACAGAAATCATTTCTCGAATCATTAAAAACGGACATCAAGTTATTATTACACATGGAAATGGTCCGCAAGTTGGAAATATTTTAAGACAAAATGAAGAAGCGAAGCATGTTGTTCCACCATTCCCACTTGATGTTTGTAGTGCAGAGTCACAGGGATTTATCGGTTATATGCTTGACCAATCCTTGAAAAATTCTTTACATAAGTTAAAGCTTGATAAGCAAGTAGTTAGTTTATTAACACAAACAGAAGTGTCAAAAAACGATCAGGCATTCCAAAACCCTACTAAGCCAATCGGGTTGTTTTATTCGGAAGAGGAAGCGAAGCAATTAGCAGATGAAAAGGGTTGGGATGTTAAAGAAGATGCAGGAAGAGGCTGGCGTCGAGTAGTCGCTTCACCAAAGCCGCAGTCAATTATTGGCTCAGAAACTATTAAAATGTTAGTAGATACAGGAGCGATTGTTATTGCCTCTGGTGGTGGAGGTATTCCAGTTATTCGTGATGAGCAAGGTGCGATTATTGGTGTGGAAGCAGTGATTGATAAAGATAGTAGTGCATTTAAGCTTGCAGAAGAAGTAAATGCAGATATGTTAATGATTTTAACAGATGTACCGAATGCTTATATTCACTATGGCAAACCAGAGCAAAAGAAATTAGAAAAACTATCTTTAGCAGAAGCGAAAAACTATGTTGAAGAAGGGCATTTTTCGGCAGGAAGTATGGAGCCTAAAATGCGTTCAGCAATTGCTTTTGCTGAAAAAGGTGGTAAAGCAGTTATTTGTTCATTAGATCAAGCCGATTTAGCAATTGAAGGTAAAGCAGGAACAATGATTATTAAATAA
- a CDS encoding uracil/xanthine transporter translates to MKELWKSNNWIAGLQWLFFIFTNIVVIPITVGAAYQLPPEKIVSLLQLSFIVTGLACVLQALLGHRRALMEGQSGLWWGVFLTLVNMSAAQGIPLEELGGSLAVGIIISGAITLIIGLSGFGPKLAKLFNPAVMGVFIFLLGVQLVGIFLKGMLGIPFGTVEEGAGIHLTYSLLSIGIVILVILINLKAPIQLRRYGLLIGIIVGWVAFSLIFQPASEQRQTSFVVEFFPLGKPALNVGVILTAIFAGLLNLANTFGALKGSEALYDEKTSKAQYRGCFTITGIVNMVSGVFGLVPYAPYVSSIGFLIQSNILQRLPFILGGLMFMVMGLVPSIGAFFSKLPLSIGSAVLFVAYLLLFQSAWSFFSQVKFNMMNAYRVAIPLFVGITIMTMPATYFDSIPMVIRPLLSSGLLVGILLAVILENTLNWDRIGLQKENRA, encoded by the coding sequence GTGAAAGAATTATGGAAATCCAATAATTGGATTGCAGGCTTGCAATGGCTTTTCTTTATTTTTACAAATATTGTCGTTATTCCAATCACAGTTGGAGCGGCTTATCAATTACCACCAGAAAAGATAGTTTCTTTATTGCAGCTTTCCTTTATTGTAACAGGACTTGCATGTGTCTTGCAGGCGCTACTTGGTCATCGTCGAGCATTGATGGAAGGGCAGTCAGGTTTATGGTGGGGTGTATTTTTAACCTTAGTAAATATGTCTGCTGCTCAAGGAATTCCACTTGAAGAATTAGGAGGAAGCTTGGCAGTCGGGATTATTATTTCAGGTGCGATTACCTTAATTATTGGTTTGAGCGGCTTTGGTCCAAAGCTTGCGAAATTATTTAATCCAGCAGTGATGGGTGTATTTATCTTTTTACTAGGCGTGCAATTAGTAGGCATCTTTTTAAAAGGAATGCTAGGAATCCCTTTTGGAACAGTAGAAGAGGGTGCAGGAATTCATTTAACTTATTCTTTATTATCTATTGGAATTGTTATCTTAGTTATTCTTATTAATTTAAAGGCACCTATCCAGCTTAGACGTTATGGATTATTAATCGGAATTATTGTAGGATGGGTAGCATTTTCTCTTATTTTCCAACCTGCTTCGGAGCAAAGACAAACATCCTTTGTCGTAGAATTTTTTCCACTGGGCAAGCCAGCATTAAATGTTGGGGTCATCTTGACAGCAATATTTGCAGGACTTCTCAATTTAGCAAATACATTTGGCGCATTAAAAGGGTCAGAAGCATTGTATGATGAAAAAACTTCTAAAGCTCAATATCGTGGATGCTTTACCATTACAGGTATAGTAAATATGGTTTCTGGTGTTTTTGGACTTGTACCTTATGCACCGTATGTTTCTTCCATTGGATTTTTAATTCAGTCTAATATATTACAGCGTTTACCGTTTATTCTAGGGGGATTAATGTTTATGGTAATGGGACTTGTTCCATCCATTGGTGCATTTTTCTCAAAGCTTCCATTAAGCATAGGGAGTGCGGTATTATTTGTAGCTTATTTATTATTATTTCAGTCGGCATGGAGCTTTTTTAGTCAGGTTAAGTTTAATATGATGAATGCTTATCGTGTTGCTATTCCTTTATTTGTAGGAATAACGATTATGACAATGCCTGCTACATATTTTGACTCTATTCCAATGGTTATTCGACCATTACTAAGCAGTGGATTACTAGTAGGGATTTTATTAGCTGTTATTTTGGAAAACACATTAAATTGGGATCGTATCGGTTTGCAAAAAGAAAATAGAGCATAA